A region from the Mycobacterium heidelbergense genome encodes:
- a CDS encoding TetR/AcrR family transcriptional regulator: protein MQMSGRDRLLAEALKLFAAKGYAATSVADIQRASGLAPGSGALYKHFGSKRELLEAAVAHRIDSIVGARQQFDAGEPGSIEQAVRTAGRLIWNNLKQSEELLKVTLREPGELGDLDEKTWQVITDNAYQRFADELAASNRSGRTRIPDPQATAAVAIASLSYAATLQALSGRLPGNIDEERYFEAWVNQTLSVLAQYRSPETLRQSTDSRSEP from the coding sequence ATGCAGATGTCGGGGCGTGATCGGCTGCTCGCCGAAGCGCTGAAGCTGTTCGCCGCCAAGGGGTACGCGGCGACGTCGGTGGCCGACATCCAGCGGGCGTCCGGCCTGGCGCCCGGATCGGGGGCGCTCTACAAGCACTTCGGTTCCAAGCGTGAGCTGTTGGAGGCCGCGGTTGCGCACCGGATCGACAGCATCGTGGGCGCGCGTCAGCAGTTCGATGCCGGGGAGCCGGGCAGTATCGAGCAGGCGGTTCGCACCGCGGGCCGGCTGATCTGGAACAACCTGAAACAAAGCGAGGAGTTGCTCAAGGTCACGCTGCGCGAGCCCGGCGAGCTCGGTGATCTCGACGAAAAGACGTGGCAGGTCATCACCGACAACGCCTATCAGCGCTTCGCCGACGAGCTGGCCGCCTCCAATCGTTCCGGCCGCACCCGCATCCCCGATCCGCAGGCGACCGCGGCCGTGGCGATCGCGTCGTTGTCTTACGCCGCGACGCTGCAGGCGCTGAGCGGCCGGCTGCCCGGCAACATCGACGAAGAGCGTTACTTCGAGGCGTGGGTCAACCAGACGCTGAGCGTCCTCGCGCAATACCGAAGCCCCGAAACCCTCAGACAGTCAACCGATTCCAGGAGTGAGCCGTGA
- a CDS encoding aromatic ring-hydroxylating oxygenase subunit alpha — protein sequence MNAPAGNPTRTRSHVLEDAIGIPPESPTLVPAARYYSPEFARLEVERMWPKVWQLACMVDHVAQPGDYFEYRCGPYGVLIVRGDDGVLRAFQNACRHRGNSLCVGSGSGLSELKCGYHGWTWDLAGTLKRVPDRKGFGSLRLSDFPLVPARVDTWEGLVFVNLDVDAMSLLDYLEAVPDDIAWCNLGDFRCYATLTVEVDANWKTIADGYSETYHIQTLHPELLRCVDDIHAPQQIWGHTGKSDQPYGVQSPRFDGALSDEEVWDAYVYTQGALMGAAEGTPFPAAERRPGQTVQDVIADRTRAFAASRGVDLAWADTDRITRLHQYNVFPNMTFLANADHLTVMCSRPGPDPDRGEMVIFLMTRMAPGAARNKPTDVRATAGAAEPGVVLTQDIGLLAGLQRGLHQPGFAHLVLSSEERRVINMHRNLERYLDLPEPERMSGGNAV from the coding sequence ATGAACGCGCCCGCCGGCAACCCGACTCGCACCCGCTCGCACGTCCTGGAGGACGCGATCGGCATCCCGCCGGAAAGCCCGACCCTGGTGCCGGCCGCCCGCTATTACTCCCCGGAGTTCGCGCGGCTCGAGGTGGAACGGATGTGGCCGAAAGTGTGGCAGCTCGCCTGCATGGTCGACCACGTCGCGCAGCCGGGCGATTATTTCGAATACCGCTGCGGCCCGTACGGCGTGCTGATCGTCCGCGGTGACGACGGCGTGTTACGCGCATTCCAGAACGCCTGCCGGCATCGCGGCAACTCGCTGTGCGTGGGCTCCGGTTCGGGGCTGAGCGAGCTCAAGTGCGGCTATCACGGCTGGACCTGGGACCTGGCCGGCACGCTCAAGCGGGTGCCCGACCGCAAGGGCTTCGGCTCGCTGCGGCTGTCCGACTTTCCGCTGGTGCCGGCTAGGGTCGACACCTGGGAGGGGCTCGTCTTCGTCAATCTCGACGTCGACGCGATGTCGCTGCTCGACTACCTGGAGGCGGTGCCCGACGACATCGCCTGGTGCAACCTCGGCGACTTCCGCTGCTACGCCACGCTCACCGTCGAGGTCGACGCTAACTGGAAGACGATCGCCGACGGCTACAGCGAGACCTACCACATCCAGACGCTGCATCCCGAGCTGCTGCGCTGCGTCGACGACATCCATGCGCCGCAACAGATCTGGGGTCACACGGGCAAGTCCGACCAGCCGTATGGCGTGCAGAGCCCCCGCTTCGACGGCGCGCTGAGCGACGAAGAGGTGTGGGACGCCTACGTCTACACGCAGGGCGCGCTGATGGGTGCCGCCGAAGGCACACCGTTCCCCGCCGCCGAACGCCGGCCCGGACAGACGGTCCAGGATGTGATCGCGGACCGCACGCGGGCATTCGCGGCCAGCCGCGGGGTGGACCTCGCGTGGGCGGACACGGACCGGATCACCCGGCTGCATCAGTACAACGTGTTCCCGAACATGACGTTTCTGGCCAACGCCGACCACCTGACCGTCATGTGTTCGCGGCCCGGCCCGGATCCCGATCGCGGCGAGATGGTCATTTTCTTGATGACCCGCATGGCGCCGGGCGCGGCGCGCAACAAGCCCACGGATGTGCGCGCGACCGCCGGTGCTGCCGAGCCGGGCGTGGTGCTCACGCAGGACATCGGGCTGCTCGCGGGCCTGCAGCGCGGCCTGCACCAACCCGGCTTCGCGCACTTGGTGCTCTCCAGCGAAGAGCGGCGCGTGATCAACATGCATCGCAATCTTGAGCGCTACCTCGATCTGCCCGAGCCCGAGCGGATGAGCGGCGGCAACGCGGTGTAG
- a CDS encoding acyl-CoA dehydrogenase family protein, with the protein MTFSLQLTDDVIEVRDWVHKFAVEVIRPAASEWDEREETPWPVIQEAARVGLYSPDFFAQQAGEPTGLGMLTAFEEMFWGDAGIALSIMGTGLAAAALAGNGTPEQLGRWLPEMFGTPDEPKLGAFCSSEPDAGSDVGAIRTRARYDEAAGEWILNGTKTWATNGGIANLHIVVASVYPELGTRGQATFVVPSGTKGLAQGQKFKKHGIRASHTAEVVLDNVRLPEDFILGGREKFEARIARAKSGASLGGQAAMKTFERTRPTVGAMAVGVARAAYEYALEYACQREQFGRKIGEFQAVAFKLADMKSRVDAARLLVWRAGWMARNNQSFDSAEGSMAKLVASEVAVYVTDEAIQILGGNGYTRDYPVERMHRDAKIFTIFEGTSEIQRLVISRALTGLPIR; encoded by the coding sequence GTGACGTTTTCACTGCAACTGACCGACGACGTGATCGAGGTGCGCGATTGGGTGCACAAGTTCGCGGTCGAGGTCATCCGGCCCGCCGCGTCCGAATGGGACGAGCGAGAGGAAACCCCGTGGCCGGTGATCCAGGAGGCCGCGCGGGTGGGCCTGTACTCACCCGACTTCTTCGCGCAGCAGGCGGGCGAGCCGACGGGGTTGGGCATGCTCACCGCGTTCGAGGAGATGTTCTGGGGTGACGCCGGCATCGCGCTGTCCATCATGGGCACCGGGTTGGCCGCGGCGGCGTTGGCCGGCAACGGAACTCCCGAGCAGTTGGGACGCTGGCTTCCCGAGATGTTTGGTACGCCCGACGAGCCCAAGCTCGGCGCGTTCTGCTCGTCCGAGCCCGACGCGGGGTCTGACGTCGGGGCGATCCGCACGCGGGCGCGCTACGACGAGGCCGCCGGTGAGTGGATTCTCAACGGCACCAAGACGTGGGCGACCAACGGCGGCATCGCCAACCTGCACATCGTGGTGGCATCGGTCTATCCCGAGCTCGGCACCCGCGGCCAGGCCACATTCGTCGTCCCGTCGGGCACCAAGGGTCTGGCTCAGGGGCAGAAATTCAAGAAGCACGGGATCCGCGCGTCGCACACCGCCGAGGTGGTGCTCGACAACGTCCGCCTGCCCGAGGACTTCATCCTCGGCGGGCGGGAAAAGTTCGAGGCCCGGATCGCGCGCGCCAAATCCGGTGCGTCCCTGGGCGGACAGGCGGCGATGAAGACCTTCGAGCGCACCCGGCCCACGGTCGGCGCGATGGCCGTCGGCGTGGCCCGCGCCGCCTACGAATACGCCCTCGAATACGCCTGCCAGCGTGAGCAATTCGGCCGCAAGATCGGCGAGTTCCAGGCGGTGGCGTTCAAGCTGGCGGACATGAAAAGCCGCGTCGACGCGGCCCGCCTGCTGGTGTGGCGGGCCGGCTGGATGGCGCGCAACAACCAGAGTTTCGATTCGGCGGAGGGCTCGATGGCCAAGCTGGTGGCCAGCGAGGTCGCGGTCTACGTCACCGACGAGGCCATCCAGATCCTGGGCGGCAACGGGTATACCCGCGACTACCCCGTGGAGAGGATGCACCGGGACGCGAAGATCTTCACGATCTTCGAGGGAACCAGTGAGATTCAGCGCCTGGTGATTTCGCGGGCGCTGACCGGCCTGCCCATCCGCTAG
- a CDS encoding sensor histidine kinase, with protein sequence MEPDNPLFRHVRLPRRVLSLRTIVIVGALSVIALVVTLGAWVWIGVTNDQYSQLDRRLDSVSSLGDINTLLNNAQLANPDRPTPDGNLVRTARIGDVAVSVPGNIVLPKLPNGYANTTINGVQYRVRTFTAGPASIALAAPLAEAQHRINELHLRVLLICGSVIGGTVLVGWVISLIMVNPFLLLAQQARAINAQSSPDEVQVRGVREAVEIAEAVEGMLARIGNEQQRTKAALESARDFAAVASHELRTPLTAMRTNLEVLSTLELPPDQRHEVLGDVIRTQSRIEATLTALERLAQGDLITIDDFVPFDITELLDRAAHDALRIYPGVQVSLVPSPTVLMVGLPTGLRLVIDNAIANAVKHGSATEIRLNVSSSSEGVEIAIDDNGTGVPEAERITVFERFSRGSTAARAGSGLGLALVAQQAELHGGTASLHASPLGGTRLLLQLAGDGRGPA encoded by the coding sequence ATGGAGCCCGACAACCCCCTGTTTCGCCATGTACGGCTGCCGAGGCGGGTGCTGTCGCTGCGCACCATCGTCATCGTCGGCGCGCTCTCGGTGATCGCTCTTGTCGTCACGCTGGGCGCGTGGGTATGGATCGGCGTCACCAACGACCAGTACAGCCAGCTGGACCGCCGCCTGGACTCGGTGAGCAGCCTGGGCGATATCAACACGCTGCTCAACAACGCGCAGCTCGCCAACCCCGATCGCCCCACGCCGGACGGCAACCTGGTGCGCACCGCGCGCATCGGGGATGTGGCCGTGTCCGTTCCCGGCAACATCGTCCTGCCCAAACTTCCCAACGGATATGCGAACACCACCATCAACGGGGTGCAATACCGCGTCCGCACCTTCACCGCGGGCCCGGCCTCGATCGCGCTCGCCGCGCCCCTGGCCGAAGCTCAACATCGGATCAACGAACTGCACCTGCGGGTGTTGCTGATCTGCGGCAGCGTCATCGGCGGCACGGTCCTCGTCGGCTGGGTGATCTCGTTGATCATGGTCAATCCGTTCCTGCTGTTGGCCCAGCAGGCCCGGGCGATCAACGCCCAGTCCAGCCCCGACGAGGTCCAGGTCCGCGGTGTGCGGGAGGCCGTGGAGATCGCGGAAGCGGTCGAGGGAATGCTGGCCCGCATCGGCAACGAGCAACAGCGCACCAAGGCGGCGCTGGAGTCGGCCCGGGACTTCGCTGCAGTCGCCTCACACGAGCTGCGCACCCCGCTGACGGCCATGCGCACGAACCTAGAGGTGTTGTCCACCTTGGAATTACCCCCCGATCAGCGCCACGAGGTACTGGGTGACGTCATCCGCACCCAGAGCCGGATCGAGGCGACACTGACGGCGCTCGAACGGCTGGCGCAGGGCGATCTGATCACCATCGATGACTTCGTCCCCTTCGACATCACCGAACTCCTGGATCGCGCCGCGCACGACGCGCTGCGCATCTACCCCGGCGTGCAGGTGTCGCTGGTGCCGTCGCCCACCGTGCTGATGGTGGGGCTGCCCACGGGGTTGCGGCTGGTGATCGACAACGCCATCGCCAACGCCGTCAAGCACGGTAGCGCCACCGAAATCCGGCTCAACGTAAGCAGTTCCAGCGAAGGCGTGGAAATCGCCATCGACGACAACGGCACCGGGGTCCCGGAAGCCGAACGCATAACGGTCTTCGAACGCTTCTCCCGAGGGTCGACCGCGGCGCGTGCGGGCTCCGGGTTGGGGCTGGCGCTCGTCGCCCAGCAGGCCGAATTGCACGGCGGCACAGCATCCCTGCACGCCAGTCCGCTGGGCGGCACGCGCCTTCTGCTGCAGCTGGCGGGCGACGGCCGCGGTCCCGCGTGA
- a CDS encoding HNH endonuclease signature motif containing protein, whose protein sequence is MAGSGVDREVITAAFDALDAAVDRVAALNCESLTTPEWLAWLQRCERVRRRLPALEHAPINHLARQATSEELGGTLSHAIAEWALITRAEAGRRIHEAADLGPRRALTGEPLAPVLAETAAAQRDGKLGGAQVAVIRRFYHRLPGWIDAATRERAEKHLARLGTQHRPEQLGALADTLADCLNPDGTYSDDDRARRRGVTLGKQEADGMSALHGWLTPEARATLEAVWAKLAAPGMCNPDDQTPTVDGTPSQDAIDKDTRSPAQRQHDALLAAHRALLASGELGQHNGLPASIIVTTTLAELEAAAGRGLTGGGSILPMSDVIRLSRHARHYLAIFDKGKTLALYHTKRLASPAQRIVLYGRDRGCTAPGCTVPGYYSEVHHVVGYAVCGCTDVNNLAFGCPTQHHIVQPGGWSTRKNTHGDTEWIPPPHLDHGQPRTNTYWHPEKLLHHDEHDQDDDP, encoded by the coding sequence ATGGCTGGCAGCGGGGTGGATCGGGAGGTGATCACGGCTGCCTTCGACGCACTCGACGCGGCGGTTGATCGGGTGGCGGCGCTGAATTGTGAATCGCTGACCACTCCGGAGTGGCTGGCCTGGCTGCAACGCTGCGAACGGGTGCGCCGGCGGTTGCCCGCACTCGAACACGCACCCATCAACCACCTGGCGCGCCAGGCCACGTCTGAGGAGTTGGGGGGCACGCTGTCGCATGCCATCGCCGAGTGGGCGTTGATCACCCGCGCCGAGGCGGGTCGGCGCATTCACGAGGCCGCCGATCTGGGGCCCCGCCGCGCGTTGACCGGCGAACCACTGGCGCCGGTGCTAGCCGAAACCGCCGCCGCCCAGCGGGACGGGAAACTGGGGGGCGCGCAAGTCGCGGTGATCCGCCGGTTTTACCACCGACTACCCGGCTGGATCGACGCGGCGACCCGCGAACGCGCCGAAAAACACCTGGCCCGGCTGGGCACCCAGCATCGACCCGAACAACTCGGCGCGCTGGCCGATACCCTCGCCGACTGCCTCAACCCCGACGGCACCTATAGCGACGACGATAGAGCGCGCCGGCGCGGTGTCACGTTGGGTAAACAAGAAGCCGACGGCATGTCCGCACTACACGGCTGGCTCACCCCCGAAGCCCGCGCCACCCTGGAGGCCGTGTGGGCCAAGCTGGCCGCCCCCGGCATGTGCAACCCTGACGATCAGACCCCCACCGTGGACGGCACCCCGTCGCAAGACGCCATTGACAAAGACACCCGCAGCCCGGCGCAGCGCCAACACGATGCGCTGCTGGCCGCCCACCGCGCCCTGCTCGCCTCCGGCGAATTAGGTCAGCACAACGGCCTGCCCGCGTCGATCATCGTCACCACCACCCTGGCCGAGCTCGAGGCCGCCGCCGGCCGCGGGCTGACCGGTGGGGGCAGCATCCTGCCCATGAGTGATGTGATCCGCCTGTCCCGGCACGCCAGGCACTACTTGGCGATCTTTGACAAAGGCAAAACCCTGGCCCTGTACCACACCAAAAGGCTGGCGTCGCCCGCGCAGCGGATTGTGTTGTATGGCCGGGATCGTGGCTGCACCGCCCCGGGCTGCACCGTGCCCGGGTACTACTCCGAAGTGCACCACGTGGTGGGCTATGCCGTCTGTGGCTGCACCGACGTCAACAACCTCGCCTTTGGGTGTCCCACCCAACACCACATCGTGCAACCCGGCGGCTGGAGCACCCGCAAAAACACCCACGGCGACACCGAATGGATCCCACCCCCACACCTCGACCACGGCCAACCCAGAACCAACACCTACTGGCACCCCGAAAAACTCCTCCACCACGACGAACACGACCAAGACGACGACCCGTAG
- a CDS encoding N-acyl-D-amino-acid deacylase family protein: MFDLKIIGGTVVDGTGAARYRADIGIKDQVIVDVVRRGANDPEMGGDAAETIDATGHVVAPGFVDIHTHYDGQVSWDSLLEPSSGHGVTTVVTGNCGVGFAPVRPGTEDWLIELMEGVEDIPGTALTEGIAWGWETYPEYLDAVDKGRFAIDVGSQVAHGAVRAYAMGERGARNEPATPDDIVAMARLVTEAIEAGALGFSTSRTLGHRAMDGEPVPGTFAAEEELFGLGRAMAAGGQAVFELAPQGAAGEDIIGPKKELDWMRRLSGEIDRPVSFALIQVDADPNLWREQLDLSAAAHEAGSRLHPQIAARPFGMMIGFQGHHGFSHRPTYRRLKAECGRDELARRLADPAVKAAILSEDDLPVDPTLLFDGMFALVQHSLHRLYALGNPPDYEPTPDRTVAAIAKARGEDPLATLYDLMLESDASNMLMLPLFNYANGNHDAIREMMMHPAGVLGLSDGGAHCGMICDASYPTFLLTHWARDRRRGDKLSLEYVIRKQSRDTAHLFGLTDRGTIEPGKKADINVIDLDALTLHPAAMAWDLPAGGNRILQRASGYAATIVSGTVTRRNDVDTGARPGRLVRGAR, translated from the coding sequence ATGTTCGACCTGAAGATCATCGGTGGCACCGTCGTCGACGGCACGGGCGCCGCGCGCTATCGGGCTGACATCGGCATCAAGGACCAGGTGATCGTCGACGTCGTCCGTCGTGGCGCCAACGACCCGGAGATGGGTGGGGACGCCGCCGAAACCATCGATGCGACAGGGCATGTGGTGGCTCCCGGCTTCGTCGACATCCACACCCACTACGACGGCCAGGTGAGCTGGGACAGCCTCCTCGAGCCGTCCAGCGGTCACGGGGTCACCACCGTGGTCACCGGCAACTGCGGCGTCGGATTCGCGCCGGTGCGGCCCGGCACCGAAGACTGGCTGATCGAGTTGATGGAGGGTGTCGAGGACATCCCCGGCACCGCGCTCACCGAGGGCATCGCCTGGGGCTGGGAGACCTACCCGGAGTATCTCGACGCGGTCGACAAGGGGAGGTTCGCGATCGACGTGGGCAGCCAGGTCGCCCACGGCGCCGTGCGCGCCTACGCGATGGGCGAGCGGGGCGCCCGCAACGAGCCGGCCACCCCCGACGACATCGTGGCCATGGCCCGGCTGGTCACCGAGGCGATCGAGGCCGGCGCGCTCGGGTTTTCGACGTCGCGCACGCTGGGCCACCGCGCGATGGACGGCGAACCCGTGCCCGGCACGTTCGCCGCCGAGGAGGAGCTGTTCGGGCTCGGCCGCGCCATGGCGGCCGGCGGCCAGGCCGTGTTCGAGCTGGCCCCGCAGGGGGCCGCGGGCGAGGACATCATCGGCCCGAAGAAGGAGCTGGACTGGATGCGGCGGCTGAGCGGCGAGATCGATCGGCCGGTGTCGTTCGCCCTGATCCAGGTGGACGCCGACCCGAACCTGTGGCGGGAGCAGCTGGACCTCTCCGCGGCCGCCCATGAGGCCGGCAGTCGCTTGCACCCGCAGATCGCCGCGCGCCCGTTCGGCATGATGATCGGATTCCAGGGGCATCACGGCTTCAGTCATCGGCCCACCTACCGCCGGCTCAAGGCCGAATGCGGCCGCGACGAGCTCGCGCGGCGCCTCGCCGATCCCGCGGTGAAGGCGGCGATCCTGTCCGAGGACGACCTGCCCGTCGACCCGACGCTGTTGTTCGACGGGATGTTCGCGTTGGTGCAGCACTCGCTGCACCGCCTGTACGCCCTCGGCAACCCGCCCGACTACGAGCCCACGCCCGACCGCACCGTCGCGGCGATCGCCAAAGCGCGCGGCGAGGACCCGCTGGCGACCCTCTACGACCTCATGCTCGAGTCGGACGCGAGCAACATGCTGATGCTGCCGCTGTTCAACTACGCCAACGGCAACCACGACGCGATCCGGGAGATGATGATGCACCCCGCGGGCGTGCTGGGCCTGTCCGACGGCGGCGCCCACTGCGGGATGATCTGTGACGCTTCCTATCCCACCTTCCTGCTGACGCACTGGGCGCGCGACCGGCGCCGGGGCGACAAGTTGTCGCTGGAGTACGTGATCCGCAAGCAGTCGCGAGACACCGCGCACCTGTTCGGCCTCACCGACCGCGGCACCATCGAGCCGGGCAAGAAGGCCGACATCAACGTCATCGACCTGGACGCGCTGACGCTGCACCCCGCGGCCATGGCCTGGGACCTGCCGGCCGGCGGCAACCGGATACTGCAGCGAGCGAGCGGCTACGCGGCGACGATCGTCAGCGGGACCGTGACCCGGCGCAACGACGTCGACACCGGGGCCCGTCCCGGCCGCCTGGTGCGCGGGGCGCGCTAA
- a CDS encoding LLM class flavin-dependent oxidoreductase has product MTTPLTVLDLVPISSGSTATQALRNSIDLAQHAESLGYARHWFAEHHLNPGVAGTSPAVLLALTAAETSTIRLGSGAVQMGHRTALSTVEEFGLLDALYPGRFDLGLGRSGGKPREPASSARAAPTPRELIDGRTPNGLLIPAKFDPTPLFKSPRLALQKALLQLPGAQPQNYTEQVDDILALIADTYRSDDGEEAHVVPGGGADLQVWILGSSGGESAAVAGSRGLRFAANYHVAPATVLEATDAYREAFRPSAGLDRPYVAVSADVVVAEDEATARELAAGYGLWVRSIRTAEGAIPFPTPDEARAHTWTDADRELVADRVDTQFVGSAVQVADQLVRLRDATEADELILTTITHDHQDRVRSYRLLAEEWSRRSQLHEGSSGWAGRSAPAKSPGAESHWFPRRS; this is encoded by the coding sequence ATGACGACTCCGTTAACGGTCCTCGACCTGGTTCCGATCTCGTCGGGCTCGACCGCGACGCAGGCCCTGCGCAACAGCATCGACCTCGCCCAGCACGCCGAGTCCCTGGGCTACGCGCGCCATTGGTTCGCCGAACATCACCTCAATCCCGGCGTTGCCGGCACCTCACCCGCGGTGCTGCTGGCACTGACCGCCGCCGAAACCTCGACGATCCGGCTCGGTTCGGGCGCTGTGCAGATGGGGCATCGCACCGCCCTGTCCACGGTGGAGGAGTTCGGCCTGCTGGACGCCCTGTACCCCGGCCGGTTCGACCTCGGCCTGGGGCGTTCCGGGGGCAAGCCGCGCGAGCCGGCGTCGTCGGCGCGGGCCGCTCCGACCCCGCGGGAGTTAATCGATGGACGCACACCGAACGGGCTGCTGATCCCGGCGAAATTCGATCCCACGCCGTTGTTCAAGTCACCGCGCCTCGCGTTGCAGAAAGCGTTACTGCAGCTGCCGGGCGCGCAGCCGCAGAACTACACCGAGCAGGTCGACGACATCCTGGCGCTGATCGCGGACACCTACCGTTCCGACGACGGCGAAGAGGCCCACGTCGTGCCCGGGGGAGGCGCCGACCTTCAGGTCTGGATCCTGGGCAGCAGCGGCGGGGAGAGCGCCGCCGTCGCGGGCAGCAGGGGCCTCCGGTTCGCCGCCAACTACCACGTCGCCCCGGCGACGGTGCTCGAGGCCACCGACGCGTACCGGGAAGCGTTTCGACCGTCGGCCGGGCTCGACCGGCCCTACGTCGCTGTCTCGGCGGACGTCGTCGTCGCCGAGGACGAGGCCACCGCCCGGGAACTCGCCGCGGGTTACGGGCTCTGGGTACGCAGCATCCGCACCGCCGAGGGCGCGATCCCGTTTCCCACCCCGGACGAAGCGCGCGCCCACACCTGGACCGACGCCGACCGCGAACTTGTCGCGGACCGGGTCGACACCCAGTTCGTCGGATCCGCGGTTCAGGTCGCCGATCAGCTGGTGCGGTTGCGCGACGCGACCGAGGCCGACGAGCTGATCCTTACGACGATCACCCACGACCACCAAGACCGGGTGCGCTCCTACCGGCTGCTCGCCGAAGAGTGGTCCCGCCGAAGCCAATTGCACGAGGGCTCTAGCGGATGGGCAGGCCGGTCAGCGCCCGCGAAATCACCAGGCGCTGAATCTCACTGGTTCCCTCGAAGATCGTGA
- a CDS encoding class I SAM-dependent methyltransferase, protein MPTTWVDALLHKTRQKEVSPYPHQAAFLLNNPVRRALAKPARVVEALGLTGSEHVLEVGPGPGFYSVEIARRLPYGRLDLFDVQPEMLTKAGRQLEHAGFYDVGFTTGQAAEGFPFPDNTFDVAFLAAVIGEVPDKPACIRSLGRVLKSGGRLVFAEAFPDPDRMSVRELRDLTESENFDFVEATGNRWHDVVRFRKTDRS, encoded by the coding sequence ATGCCGACGACCTGGGTTGACGCACTGCTGCACAAGACGCGCCAAAAGGAAGTCTCGCCGTACCCGCATCAGGCGGCGTTCCTGCTCAACAATCCCGTCCGCCGGGCGTTGGCCAAGCCGGCACGGGTGGTTGAGGCGCTCGGCCTCACCGGGTCCGAGCACGTACTGGAGGTCGGACCGGGTCCGGGCTTCTACAGCGTGGAGATCGCCCGCCGACTCCCGTACGGCCGGCTTGACTTGTTCGACGTCCAGCCCGAGATGCTGACGAAGGCCGGACGGCAGCTCGAGCACGCCGGCTTTTACGATGTCGGCTTTACTACGGGCCAGGCGGCCGAGGGATTTCCCTTTCCGGACAACACCTTTGACGTTGCCTTCCTCGCCGCGGTGATCGGGGAGGTGCCGGATAAACCGGCGTGCATCCGGTCGCTGGGCCGTGTGTTGAAGTCAGGCGGGCGCCTCGTCTTCGCCGAGGCGTTCCCCGATCCCGACCGGATGAGCGTTCGGGAATTGCGCGACCTCACCGAATCCGAGAATTTCGATTTCGTCGAAGCGACCGGAAACCGGTGGCATGACGTCGTCCGCTTCCGCAAGACCGACCGTTCCTGA